The Spinacia oleracea cultivar Varoflay chromosome 2, BTI_SOV_V1, whole genome shotgun sequence DNA segment ctgagctagtaaggatatcctgcctctggagttatcgacgagcgaattactcctctcggtagttacagtcccccgaaccctcaatctctaccttgcgggtgtatattgagagatccccacaccagggatcacaagggaacctacggccgtcgtggtcaaacataattgcactccctttatgtcacgataaccgggttttgtcagtttttctcattgtcgttaaaaactgaatggcgactcctatattactagtcaattgggtgtatactcacaggaaatccaattacacttgattgaataaaaataatcgtcacacccacgagggacaaggtcacgcattagcctcgtgctttttcgaccccctcacaccacgaactatttattgtatccttttggggtcaGAATTTCtgtggaaacgcgttagtaagactttttagttgtgaattttcaggaattaaggatgccaccttctaagttcaccagtctaggatacttagagaagatggataatgagactcctcgcatgtatgttcagaagatcgtgtttccttgtgactatttggcttcgaccaaggatatgccccaccttaggcacaaagatatgatggctagtatggttattcattgtttgccccataagaacccttacatagacctcaagaacaagttcaatGAAAGAGATTCAAAGAATCTGTAGGTGTTTCTTATGGACTGGAGCTGAAGGGAACTTAAGGAAAGCGCGCACTAGTTGCTTGGGATCAGTTGTGCTTGCCTAAAGTTTGTGGGGGTTGGAACCTTAAAGACTTACCTCTGTGGAACAAGTCAGCTGTTGCAAAGCACTGCTGGGCTTTGTCCTTGAAAGCTGATAAGTTGTGGGTGAAATTGATCCACACATACTATGTGAAGCATAATTATTTCTGGACCATGCCAATTCCCAATGGCCTTTCTTGGTCATTAAAGAAGATTTGGCAACAAAGGGAGACTCTGAGTAGTTCTGGTGATATGCAGAAGTTTGTAACTTCAGGGAAATTTAAGATTCAGAGGCTGTATAATCATTTGAGGCAACAAGGGGAACCTGTGAGATGGAAGAGAATTGTGTGTAACAGCCATGCTAGCCCAAAAAGTGTGTTTATTGTGTGGTTGGCCCTGCAGGATAGACTTGCAACTAAAGATAGGCTGAGAAGATGGAATATTATTGCAGATAGTGTCTGTAGCCTGTGTCACAACACTGATGAAAGTAGAGATCATCTTTTCTTTGAGTGTAGTTATTCTGCTGAAATATGGAGCCATGTTCTGCAGAGAAGTGGAATTCATAGAACTTCTGGAACTTGGAATGAAAAGGTGCAGTGGGTTCAGAAAGTAAGCAGGAGTACTAGAAGCAAATCTAGATTGTGTAATAGTCTGTTCTGTGAAACTGTGTACTCTATCTGGTTAGCTaggaattctaaaattttctCTAACCAGTTTGAAAGTAGCTTATGTATTGTAAACAGAATTTTGTTTAGGGTAGCTTGTAATAGCTAGTTGTTGCTTTTCCTGTTGTGGCTGTGGCTTGGTTGTTCTGGAGTTAGGGTCTTTTTCCTCTTGGTATTTAATAAATTCTTattacttgccaaaaaaaagaacaagttcagtgacatgaattttggtgatggtacccctaattggtacaaatatgggactagtgatggtaggtggaagtatgattctgaggttcttgctactatcttagaggttgcagaaaacagctatgaggatgggaagtatttTGCGGGtgtaggtatgggctatggaggaatagaaagtgatggtgagaatggcatgatccatgatgagcaagctagtgatgttgaggaggatagtgatgatgatgtggtagagattgaaaatccaaatcctatagttcctgaaccaaccattgataTATCAAGTGGATCtaaagatgagcttgaagagaaaaatgtggttgatagtgagccacaacagaataatgaggctatggatgaagactcggatccggatgaagacttggatgatcctaatgatcaagactttactctagagcaatacaaggaaagaaatgatcgtcgtgatgacgttagtctctagagaaatgtaattcttagttttatttttcgttgagtaataaagtggcaaagctaatatttatggtttttagttttattatagttggagaataaatgttatggcattagtggatgtaagatttattcattggagttttaataaaagaatagaatttccttttcgttatctcttaagttcaattctcaattctaagtcttgcgggtatcgcaaagggattaattgttatttcttcaatgaaattttatgtgcaaggtggtctagtagcaaccatctaaatttacttgcatcgaatagtggggtgagaaggcccaaaaatggcgccaactcttcccctagggtgCGCCTAaacgtgttcttgttgtgagtaggttcgttttcgaactagtgccttagtaatgttatgtccaaccaatattaaagttagcctttttattttatcCAGGAGaaggatatggctaaccaagagatttctgatgtggttagacaactagctgaggtagttcgagacctagctcaaactagagccaacccagtgcatgatccggttggggaaatgtttaagaaaatagctcagagagattgaaccaagtgtggtTGAAAACTGGTTGGgagagtttgataagctcattgtagctgtgaattgccccgaaaaccttagggtgaacagtgctgtgtactacctgagaggtgaagctgatttatggtggcaacgatgtgagaatacccttagagccacacctaactttgggtgggaagcattcaaaactgcactcaggaacaagttttacccaccttatctgaagaagcaaaaggcgcaggagttcattgaactcaaaatggggagtctgtctgtgacggaatactattctcagtttatagagttgtctaggtttgcacctgaagtggtggcaacggaagagctcagggctcaaagatttgagaatggtttaacGATGGACTTAcaattgttgttgtctggagagacctttacctcattagacaccctgtacggaaaagctgctcacctgtatgggttacaacaaaggaagaatggtagtgctgaaaagagaaaggatggcggaagctcgaatcaagggaataaccatcagaatcaggggaattttaagaaacaCCAAGGAAATGAGAATtcccagtttagggctaacaatggtggtaattgCAACAACCAAAGTGGTGGAAATCattctggaaggaatggagtaagcACCTACgtctgtaggcgctgtaacatgaatcaccctggaaaggattgtgatggaaacatagtgacttgtagattctgccagaagttaggccacagggagtatgaatgctattctaagaatgggaagcccaaccaaggtaaccatcaaggcaataatcggaacagtcagaaccgaaatgggccgggggaaatggaggtggaaaccaaaggaaccacCAAGGTGGTACCAATGGCAAcggcaatggcaatcaccagaaccatggaaatcctggaggaaaccaacagcagaatgggaaccgaaacaacaataggaacaccaatggaggtggctataacaaaggagttgtccaaggaaagttgaatgtgatatctaagcaagaagcggaaacttcctctgacgtcatagcgggtactttttctattgattccgttttagttaaagttctatttgattctggtgcgacttattcttttatatgagtagatgctttggggaaactagggttgaaagagcctgaaacaattgaagtacctatagtcatacctactggcagtatagtgaagtgtaccaaaatc contains these protein-coding regions:
- the LOC110780003 gene encoding uncharacterized protein gives rise to the protein MPIPNGLSWSLKKIWQQRETLSSSGDMQKFVTSGKFKIQRLYNHLRQQGEPVRWKRIVCNSHASPKSVFIVWLALQDRLATKDRLRRWNIIADSVCSLCHNTDESRDHLFFECSYSAEIWSHVLQRSGIHRTSGTWNEKVQWVQKVSRSTRSKSRLCNSLFCETVYSIWLARNSKIFSNQFESSLCIVNRILFRVACNS